The Streptomyces sp. NBC_00670 genome window below encodes:
- a CDS encoding acyl-CoA carboxylase subunit beta, which yields MTVLEETTGEPTGEPADARGRVAELHEIRAQALAGPGEKATEAQHAKGKLTARERIELLVDPGSFQEVEQLRRHRATGFGLEAKKPYTDGVITGWGTVEGRTVFVYAHDFRIFGGALGEAHATKIHKIMDMAIAAGAPLVSLNDGAGARIQEGVSALAGYGGIFQRNTKASGVIPQISVMLGPCAGGAAYSPALTDFVFMVRDTSQMFITGPDVVKAVTGEEITQNGLGGADVHAETSGVCHFAYDDEETCLAEVRYLLSLLPQNNRENPPRTECSDPADRRSETLLDLVPADGNRPYDMTKVIEELVDDGEYLEVHERWARNILCALARLDGQVVGIIANQPQVLAGVLDIEASEKAARFVQMCDAFNIPIMTLLDVPGFLPGVDQEHGGIIRHGAKLLYAYCNATVPRISLILRKAYGGAYIVMDSQSIGADLTYAWPTNEIAVMGAEGAANVIFRRQIAGAEDPEAMRARMVKEYKSELMHPYYAAERGLVDDVIDPTETREVLIKSLAMLQTKHADLPSRKHGNPPQ from the coding sequence ATGACCGTTTTGGAAGAGACGACGGGCGAACCCACCGGCGAACCTGCGGATGCCCGCGGCCGGGTCGCCGAGCTGCACGAGATCCGTGCGCAGGCGCTGGCGGGCCCCGGTGAGAAGGCGACCGAGGCGCAGCACGCCAAGGGCAAGCTGACCGCCCGGGAGCGGATCGAGCTGCTGGTGGACCCCGGTTCCTTCCAGGAGGTCGAGCAGTTGCGGCGGCACCGGGCGACGGGGTTCGGCCTGGAGGCCAAGAAGCCGTACACCGACGGTGTCATCACCGGCTGGGGCACGGTGGAGGGCCGTACGGTCTTCGTCTACGCCCACGACTTCCGGATCTTCGGCGGTGCGCTGGGCGAGGCCCACGCCACGAAGATCCACAAGATCATGGACATGGCCATCGCGGCCGGTGCCCCGCTGGTGTCGCTGAACGACGGCGCCGGCGCCCGTATCCAGGAGGGTGTCTCCGCCCTCGCCGGCTACGGCGGCATCTTCCAGCGCAACACCAAAGCCTCCGGTGTCATCCCGCAGATCAGCGTGATGCTCGGCCCCTGCGCGGGCGGCGCGGCCTACAGCCCGGCGCTCACGGACTTCGTGTTCATGGTCCGCGACACCTCGCAGATGTTCATCACCGGGCCCGACGTGGTCAAGGCCGTCACCGGTGAGGAGATCACCCAGAACGGCCTGGGCGGTGCCGACGTGCACGCCGAGACCTCCGGGGTGTGCCACTTCGCCTACGACGACGAGGAGACCTGCCTCGCCGAGGTGCGGTACCTCCTCTCCCTCCTCCCGCAGAACAACCGGGAGAACCCGCCGCGCACCGAGTGCTCCGACCCCGCCGACCGCCGCTCCGAGACCCTGCTCGACCTGGTCCCGGCCGACGGCAACCGGCCCTACGACATGACCAAGGTCATCGAGGAGCTCGTCGACGACGGCGAGTACCTGGAGGTCCACGAGCGCTGGGCGCGCAACATCCTGTGCGCGCTGGCCCGGCTCGACGGCCAGGTCGTCGGCATCATCGCCAACCAGCCCCAGGTCCTGGCCGGCGTGCTGGACATCGAGGCGAGCGAGAAGGCCGCGCGCTTCGTGCAGATGTGCGACGCCTTCAACATCCCGATCATGACCCTCCTGGACGTGCCCGGCTTCCTGCCCGGCGTCGACCAGGAGCACGGCGGCATCATCCGGCACGGGGCCAAACTGCTGTACGCCTACTGCAACGCCACCGTGCCCCGGATCTCGCTGATCCTGCGCAAGGCCTACGGCGGCGCGTACATCGTCATGGACAGCCAGTCCATCGGCGCGGACCTCACCTACGCCTGGCCCACCAACGAGATCGCGGTGATGGGCGCGGAGGGGGCGGCCAACGTCATCTTCCGGCGGCAGATCGCCGGGGCCGAGGACCCCGAGGCCATGCGGGCGCGCATGGTCAAGGAGTACAAGTCCGAGCTGATGCACCCCTACTACGCGGCCGAACGCGGACTGGTCGACGACGTCATCGACCCCACCGAGACGCGTGAAGTGCTCATCAAGTCGCTGGCGATGCTGCAGACCAAGCACGCCGATCTGCCCTCCCGCAAGCACGGCAACCCGCCGCAGTAA
- a CDS encoding acyl-CoA carboxylase epsilon subunit, which produces MNVPDIRVEKGHAGPEEVAAITAVLLARAAARQEPAAAGHRGRARAGWRRLERENGFRAPHSWR; this is translated from the coding sequence ATGAACGTTCCTGACATCCGCGTCGAGAAGGGGCACGCCGGGCCCGAGGAAGTCGCGGCGATCACGGCGGTGCTGTTGGCCCGGGCGGCGGCCCGGCAGGAGCCGGCGGCTGCCGGGCACCGTGGGCGCGCGCGGGCCGGCTGGCGTCGGCTGGAGCGCGAGAACGGCTTCCGCGCGCCCCACAGCTGGCGCTGA
- a CDS encoding GTP-binding protein, with product MDFASSSGGPSRSTTSAKIVVAGGFGVGKTTFVGAVSEINPLRTEAVMTSASAGIDDLTHTGDKTTTTVAMDFGRITLDQDLILYLFGTPGQDRFWFMWDDLVRGAIGAVVLVDTRRLADCFPAVDYFENSGLPFVIALNGFDGQQPYNPDEVREALQIGPDAPIITTDARHRADAKSTLITLVEHALMARLR from the coding sequence GTGGACTTCGCAAGCTCTAGCGGAGGGCCTTCCCGCTCCACCACGTCCGCGAAGATCGTGGTGGCGGGCGGCTTCGGCGTGGGCAAGACCACGTTCGTCGGCGCCGTCTCGGAGATCAACCCGCTGCGCACAGAGGCCGTCATGACGTCCGCGTCGGCCGGCATCGACGACCTGACCCACACCGGGGACAAGACCACCACCACGGTGGCCATGGACTTCGGCCGCATCACCCTCGACCAGGATTTGATCCTGTACCTGTTCGGCACGCCCGGCCAGGACCGCTTCTGGTTCATGTGGGACGACCTGGTGCGCGGCGCGATCGGCGCGGTGGTGCTCGTGGACACCCGGCGCCTGGCCGACTGCTTCCCCGCGGTCGACTACTTCGAGAACTCCGGCCTGCCGTTCGTCATCGCCCTCAACGGCTTCGACGGCCAGCAGCCGTACAACCCGGACGAAGTCCGGGAGGCGCTGCAGATCGGCCCCGATGCGCCGATCATCACGACGGACGCGAGGCATCGCGCCGACGCGAAGTCGACGCTCATCACGCTCGTGGAGCACGCGCTGATGGCGCGGCTCCGGTAG
- a CDS encoding DUF742 domain-containing protein: MTTPPGGSPSQNWSYGPQQGHGDGSGHRYDFPSTPRHGSPYPPQGPGPSPYDQPSAPRIQPVQPQRRTPEPAPAGASNPLVRPYAMTGGRTRPRYQLAIEALVHTTAQPHQMQGQLPEHQRICQLCREIKSVAEISALLTIPLGVARILVADLAEAGLVAIHQPGGDESAGGQPDVTLLERVLSGLRKL; this comes from the coding sequence GTGACAACACCCCCAGGCGGTTCGCCTTCGCAGAACTGGTCGTACGGCCCCCAGCAGGGCCACGGCGACGGTTCGGGGCACCGGTACGACTTCCCCTCCACCCCCCGGCACGGCTCGCCGTACCCGCCGCAGGGTCCCGGTCCGTCACCGTACGACCAGCCCTCGGCACCCCGCATCCAGCCCGTGCAGCCGCAGCGACGCACCCCCGAGCCGGCGCCCGCGGGGGCGTCGAACCCCCTGGTGCGCCCGTACGCCATGACGGGCGGCCGCACCAGGCCCCGCTACCAGCTCGCCATCGAGGCGCTGGTGCACACCACCGCGCAGCCGCACCAGATGCAGGGCCAGCTGCCCGAGCATCAGCGGATCTGCCAACTCTGCCGGGAAATCAAGTCGGTCGCCGAGATCTCGGCCCTCCTGACGATCCCTCTCGGCGTGGCCAGGATCCTCGTCGCCGACTTGGCGGAGGCGGGCCTGGTCGCCATTCATCAGCCCGGCGGCGACGAGAGCGCCGGCGGACAGCCAGACGTGACTTTGCTCGAAAGGGTGCTCAGTGGACTTCGCAAGCTCTAG
- a CDS encoding roadblock/LC7 domain-containing protein, with translation MSQAAQNLNWLITNFVDNTPGVSHTVVVSADGLLLAMSEGFPRDRADQLAAVASGLTSLTAGASRIFEGGSVNQTVVEMERGFLFIMSISDGSSLAVLAHPEADIGLIGYEMALLVDRAGTVLTPDLRAELQGSLLN, from the coding sequence ATGAGCCAGGCGGCACAGAACCTGAACTGGTTGATCACCAACTTCGTGGACAACACCCCGGGGGTGTCCCACACGGTGGTGGTCTCCGCCGACGGCCTCCTTCTGGCGATGTCCGAAGGTTTCCCCCGCGACCGCGCCGACCAGCTGGCGGCCGTCGCGTCGGGTCTGACCTCGCTGACCGCGGGTGCCTCCCGCATCTTCGAGGGCGGGAGCGTGAATCAGACGGTTGTGGAGATGGAGCGGGGATTCCTGTTCATCATGTCCATCTCCGACGGCTCCTCCCTCGCGGTTCTCGCACACCCGGAGGCGGACATCGGCCTCATCGGGTACGAGATGGCCCTCCTGGTGGACCGTGCCGGTACGGTGCTGACACCCGATCTCCGTGCGGAGCTCCAGGGGAGCCTTCTCAACTGA
- a CDS encoding sensor histidine kinase: MRRSKNGPEPSARGNFTPPPRGAAPAQVSGPEPTAAPKSGGRLSPRNWRVPTRLNAILLIPVGVGLVMGGFQVKSSIDTWNEARDAESTARLVRASLTYADALYQERDVSAAPLLQGKGAKDSTVVQVRANTDKAADAFDQAAKGMPHKPGLERRLAIFRKSETGLVPLRQAAYTSKLTGVQTEEGYVEVAHPLMEFANELGLGTGNITSYGRTVYAISLTKAALSLERSIGTHLLIKPGTSEDSLGKQRVALSSYAYLENIAVEEYIGGGTEQDAAKLDAAKSQLKADGQEQAKKAAEAAAAQGETYVPPPTDTTKMVSALATLPSTDEAVRAQLATKGITAQNWWGVNTLKYDAYRKIESDLADNAVSDASAIADDAKQSAFITGGIVVIALLAAFLLAGLMARQMSRSMRRLRNAAFGVAEQRLPMLVDQLSRTDPGRVDTRVAPIPITTTDEIGEVARAFDQVHREAVRLAAEQALLRGNINAIFTNLSRRNQSLIEGQLTLITDLENNEADPDQLEALFRLDHLATRMRRNGENLLVLAGEEPGRRWDQPVPLVDVLRAASSEVEQYERIELSGVPEAEIHGRAVTDLVHLLAELLENATTFSSPQTKVRVTATRLPDGRIMTEIHDKGIGLTAEDFADINHKLANPPTVDVAISQRMGLFVVGRLADRHGIRVQLRPSGEQAGTTSLVMLPDAITHGGGGETGQQGGDEFTVSQLIPEQSFPGENFDGPQLRTAAELGFDDSRYADVPDDLRGLDPVGRSLARGERRAALEAQTQGEPAAESPEHAQAQAQPYPDDFTAQYEAQQQSAYDNGQGGREGQNGTYPETPAAYAAEQGYADPATGYDQQRPGYDRQDAYEQPQQPAYGETYFAQGTAPAPGGEFPVHGGYPEQAYAEPAQDTQAPTGASASDTRTGLDNGAYQENWPKQDEFSGGYHSDYAPETESSQAADVAEPDRVGFDRPGPAPTAGHQLTDAGLPRRGTTASGANGAGARQRTAAPESPAAPVEPGGDWRSANDERWQHASQLRKPKAGGVTASGLPRRVPKANLMEGAAEPTEQGGPQVSRAPEDVRGRLSNLRRGVQRGRSAGSDKNGQATRNEHSGPDSTYNQER; encoded by the coding sequence GTGAGGCGAAGCAAGAACGGTCCCGAGCCGTCGGCACGGGGCAACTTCACCCCGCCGCCGCGCGGAGCGGCACCCGCACAGGTTTCCGGACCGGAACCGACGGCTGCGCCCAAGTCCGGCGGCCGCCTCTCCCCCCGGAACTGGCGCGTGCCCACCCGGCTGAACGCGATCCTCCTCATACCCGTGGGGGTCGGCCTGGTCATGGGCGGCTTCCAGGTGAAGAGCTCGATCGACACCTGGAACGAGGCCCGGGACGCCGAGAGCACCGCCCGCCTGGTGCGCGCCTCCCTCACCTACGCCGACGCCCTCTACCAGGAACGGGACGTCTCCGCCGCACCCCTGTTGCAGGGCAAGGGCGCCAAGGACTCCACCGTCGTCCAGGTCCGCGCCAACACGGACAAGGCCGCCGACGCCTTCGACCAGGCCGCCAAGGGCATGCCGCACAAGCCGGGCCTGGAGCGCCGGCTCGCCATCTTCCGCAAGTCCGAGACCGGGCTCGTCCCGCTGCGCCAGGCCGCGTACACCTCCAAGCTCACCGGCGTGCAGACCGAGGAGGGCTATGTCGAGGTCGCCCACCCGCTGATGGAGTTCGCCAACGAGCTCGGCCTCGGCACCGGCAACATCACCAGCTACGGCCGTACCGTCTACGCCATCTCGCTGACCAAGGCGGCGCTGTCGCTGGAGCGGTCCATCGGCACGCATCTGCTGATCAAGCCGGGCACCTCCGAGGACAGCCTGGGCAAGCAGCGGGTGGCGCTCTCCTCGTACGCCTACCTGGAGAACATCGCCGTCGAGGAGTACATCGGCGGCGGCACCGAGCAGGACGCCGCCAAGCTGGACGCCGCCAAGTCCCAGCTGAAGGCGGACGGGCAGGAGCAGGCCAAGAAGGCCGCCGAGGCGGCCGCGGCCCAGGGCGAGACCTACGTCCCGCCGCCCACCGACACCACCAAGATGGTCTCGGCGCTGGCCACCCTGCCCTCCACCGACGAGGCGGTCCGCGCCCAGCTCGCCACCAAGGGCATCACCGCGCAGAACTGGTGGGGGGTGAACACCCTCAAGTACGACGCCTACCGCAAGATCGAGTCGGACCTCGCCGACAACGCGGTGTCGGACGCCTCCGCCATCGCCGACGATGCCAAGCAGTCCGCGTTCATCACCGGCGGCATCGTGGTCATCGCCCTCCTGGCCGCGTTCCTGCTGGCCGGGCTCATGGCCCGGCAGATGAGCCGCTCGATGCGGCGGCTGCGCAACGCCGCGTTCGGCGTGGCCGAGCAGCGGCTGCCGATGCTGGTCGACCAGCTCTCGCGGACCGACCCCGGCCGGGTCGACACCCGGGTGGCACCCATCCCGATCACCACCACGGACGAGATCGGCGAGGTCGCCCGCGCCTTCGACCAGGTGCACCGCGAGGCCGTGCGGCTCGCCGCCGAGCAGGCCCTGCTGCGGGGCAACATCAACGCGATCTTCACCAACCTCTCGCGGCGCAACCAGTCGCTGATCGAGGGCCAGCTGACCCTGATCACCGACCTGGAGAACAACGAGGCCGACCCCGACCAGCTGGAAGCCCTCTTCCGCCTCGACCACCTGGCCACCCGTATGCGGCGCAACGGTGAGAACCTCCTGGTCCTCGCCGGCGAGGAGCCGGGCCGCCGCTGGGACCAGCCGGTCCCGCTGGTCGACGTGCTGCGCGCCGCCTCCTCCGAGGTGGAGCAGTACGAGCGCATCGAGCTGTCCGGCGTCCCCGAGGCCGAGATCCACGGCCGCGCGGTGACCGACCTCGTGCACCTGCTCGCCGAGCTGCTGGAGAACGCCACCACGTTCTCCTCCCCGCAGACCAAGGTCCGGGTGACCGCGACCCGGCTGCCCGACGGCCGGATCATGACCGAGATCCACGACAAGGGCATCGGTCTGACCGCCGAGGACTTCGCCGACATCAACCACAAGCTGGCCAACCCGCCCACCGTGGACGTGGCGATCTCCCAGCGCATGGGCCTGTTCGTGGTCGGCCGGCTCGCCGACCGGCACGGCATCCGGGTCCAGCTGCGCCCCTCGGGCGAGCAGGCCGGCACCACCTCGCTGGTCATGCTGCCGGACGCGATCACGCACGGCGGCGGGGGCGAGACCGGGCAGCAGGGCGGCGACGAGTTCACCGTCTCCCAGCTCATCCCCGAGCAGTCCTTCCCCGGCGAGAACTTCGACGGCCCGCAGCTGCGCACCGCCGCCGAACTCGGCTTCGACGACAGCCGCTACGCCGACGTCCCCGACGACCTCCGCGGCCTGGACCCGGTGGGCCGCTCCCTGGCCCGCGGCGAGCGCCGGGCCGCGCTGGAAGCGCAGACCCAGGGCGAGCCCGCCGCTGAGAGCCCCGAGCACGCCCAGGCGCAAGCGCAGCCGTACCCGGACGACTTCACCGCGCAGTACGAGGCCCAGCAGCAGTCCGCCTACGACAACGGGCAGGGCGGCCGGGAGGGCCAGAACGGCACCTACCCGGAGACGCCCGCGGCTTACGCGGCGGAGCAGGGCTACGCCGACCCGGCCACCGGCTACGACCAGCAGCGGCCGGGCTACGACCGCCAGGACGCGTACGAGCAGCCGCAGCAGCCCGCGTACGGCGAGACGTACTTCGCCCAGGGCACCGCTCCCGCCCCCGGCGGGGAGTTCCCGGTGCACGGCGGCTACCCGGAGCAGGCGTATGCGGAGCCCGCCCAGGACACGCAGGCGCCCACCGGAGCCTCGGCCTCGGACACGCGTACGGGTCTCGACAACGGCGCCTACCAGGAGAACTGGCCGAAGCAGGACGAGTTCTCCGGCGGATATCACTCCGACTACGCTCCGGAAACGGAATCCTCGCAGGCCGCTGACGTGGCCGAGCCCGACCGCGTAGGCTTCGACCGTCCGGGGCCGGCCCCCACCGCCGGCCACCAGCTGACCGACGCCGGACTGCCCCGCCGCGGCACCACCGCGAGCGGTGCGAACGGCGCCGGGGCGCGACAGCGGACGGCGGCACCCGAATCGCCGGCGGCGCCGGTGGAGCCGGGCGGCGACTGGCGCTCGGCCAACGACGAGCGCTGGCAGCACGCCTCCCAGCTCCGCAAGCCCAAGGCGGGCGGGGTGACCGCCTCCGGGCTGCCGCGCCGGGTGCCCAAGGCGAACCTCATGGAGGGCGCCGCGGAACCCACCGAGCAGGGGGGCCCACAGGTCTCCCGCGCCCCCGAGGACGTACGGGGCAGGCTGAGCAACCTGCGCCGGGGCGTCCAGCGGGGACGCAGCGCAGGAAGTGACAAGAACGGCCAGGCCACAAGGAATGAGCACAGTGGTCCTGACAGCACCTACAACCAGGAGCGTTAG
- a CDS encoding GTP-binding protein: protein MDFASSDGGRATTSAKIVVAGGFGVGKTTFVGAVSEINPLRTEAVMTSASAGIDDLTHTGDKTTTTVAMDFGRITLDQDLILYLFGTPGQDRFWFMWDDLVRGAIGAVVLVDTRRLADCFPAVDYFENSGLPFVIALNGFDGQQPYNPEEVREALQIGPDAPIITTDARHRADAKSTLITLVEHALMARLR, encoded by the coding sequence GTGGACTTCGCAAGCTCTGACGGGGGTCGCGCGACGACCTCCGCCAAGATCGTGGTGGCGGGCGGCTTCGGCGTGGGCAAGACCACGTTCGTCGGCGCCGTCTCCGAGATCAACCCGCTGCGCACGGAGGCCGTGATGACCTCCGCGTCGGCGGGGATCGACGACCTGACCCACACCGGGGACAAGACCACCACGACGGTGGCCATGGACTTCGGACGTATCACGCTCGACCAGGACCTGATCCTGTACCTGTTCGGCACGCCCGGCCAGGACCGCTTCTGGTTCATGTGGGACGACCTGGTGCGCGGCGCGATCGGCGCGGTGGTGCTCGTGGACACCCGGCGCCTGGCCGACTGCTTCCCCGCGGTCGACTACTTCGAGAACTCCGGCCTGCCGTTCGTCATCGCCCTCAACGGCTTCGACGGCCAGCAGCCGTACAACCCCGAAGAGGTGCGCGAGGCCCTGCAGATTGGGCCCGACGCGCCGATCATCACCACGGACGCCCGGCACCGGGCGGACGCCAAGTCGACCCTGATCACCCTGGTCGAGCACGCCCTGATGGCCCGGCTGCGGTAG
- a CDS encoding DUF742 domain-containing protein, with translation MTPPTASHDPYAEPYGDEGDQPLVRPYAMTGGRTRPRYQLAIEALISTTADPTQLMGLLPEHQRICHLCREVKSVAEVSALLSMPLGVARILVADLAEAGLVAIHQPGGDENAGGAPDVTLLERVLSGLRKL, from the coding sequence ATGACCCCGCCCACCGCCTCTCATGATCCGTACGCCGAGCCGTACGGGGACGAGGGCGACCAGCCGCTGGTACGTCCGTACGCGATGACCGGCGGCCGGACGCGGCCGCGCTACCAGCTGGCCATCGAGGCGCTCATCAGCACGACGGCCGACCCGACGCAGCTCATGGGGCTGCTCCCGGAGCACCAGCGGATCTGCCACCTCTGCCGTGAGGTGAAGTCGGTCGCGGAGGTCTCGGCGCTGCTGTCCATGCCGCTGGGTGTTGCTCGGATTCTTGTCGCGGACCTCGCCGAGGCCGGTCTCGTCGCCATCCACCAGCCCGGTGGCGACGAGAACGCCGGTGGCGCTCCGGACGTGACGCTGCTCGAAAGGGTGCTCAGTGGACTTCGCAAGCTCTGA
- a CDS encoding roadblock/LC7 domain-containing protein, translating into MSQAAQNLNWLITNFVDNTPGVSHTVVVSADGLLLAMSEGFPRDRADQLAAVASGLTSLTAGASRIFEGGNVAQTVVEMERGFLFLMSISDGSSLAVLAHPECDIGLVGYEMALLVDRAGAVLTPDLRAELQGSLLH; encoded by the coding sequence ATGAGCCAGGCGGCACAGAACCTCAACTGGTTGATCACCAACTTCGTGGACAACACCCCCGGGGTGTCCCACACCGTCGTCGTGTCCGCCGACGGACTCCTTCTGGCGATGTCGGAAGGGTTCCCGCGGGACCGTGCGGACCAGCTCGCGGCCGTCGCGTCCGGCCTCACCTCGCTGACGGCCGGGGCCTCCCGGATCTTCGAGGGCGGCAACGTGGCGCAGACGGTCGTGGAGATGGAGCGCGGCTTCCTCTTCCTGATGTCCATCTCCGACGGCTCGTCCCTGGCCGTGCTCGCGCACCCCGAGTGCGACATCGGTCTCGTCGGCTACGAGATGGCGCTGCTGGTCGACCGTGCGGGCGCGGTGCTCACACCGGACCTGCGCGCCGAACTCCAAGGCAGTCTGCTCCACTGA
- a CDS encoding fumarylacetoacetate hydrolase family protein, producing the protein MRIARFSIDGNVAFGAVEGTRPDELVLDIIKGIPFADFELSGTKVPLNKVRLLPPVLPNKVVAFGRNYADHARELGNDVPDAPFAFFKPSTSVIGHGDEIAYPSFSEDLHHEAELAVVIGRMCREVPRDRVKDVILGYTCANDLTARDVQRREKQWARAKGFDTACPLGPWVETDLDLAAANDATIQLTVNGEQRQLGRTSEMIHPIEDLIVNITEAMTLLPGDVVLTGTPAGVGPLHVGDEVAVTIEGIGTLTNKVVKRG; encoded by the coding sequence GTGCGCATCGCCAGGTTCTCCATCGACGGCAACGTCGCCTTCGGCGCGGTGGAAGGCACCCGCCCCGACGAACTCGTGCTCGACATCATCAAGGGCATCCCCTTCGCCGACTTCGAACTCTCCGGCACCAAGGTCCCCCTGAACAAGGTCCGCCTCCTGCCCCCCGTCCTCCCCAACAAGGTCGTGGCCTTCGGCCGCAACTACGCCGACCACGCCCGCGAACTCGGCAACGACGTCCCGGACGCCCCCTTCGCCTTCTTCAAGCCCTCCACCTCCGTGATCGGCCACGGCGACGAGATCGCGTACCCCTCCTTCTCCGAGGACCTGCACCACGAGGCCGAGCTCGCCGTCGTCATCGGCCGCATGTGCCGCGAGGTCCCCCGCGACCGCGTCAAGGACGTGATCCTCGGCTACACCTGCGCCAACGACCTCACCGCCCGCGACGTCCAGCGCCGCGAGAAGCAGTGGGCCAGGGCCAAGGGCTTCGACACCGCCTGCCCGCTCGGCCCCTGGGTGGAGACGGACCTCGACCTCGCCGCCGCGAACGACGCGACCATCCAGCTCACCGTCAACGGCGAACAACGCCAGCTCGGCCGGACGAGCGAGATGATCCACCCCATCGAGGACCTGATCGTCAACATCACCGAGGCCATGACGCTGCTCCCCGGCGACGTCGTCCTCACCGGCACCCCGGCAGGGGTCGGCCCCCTCCACGTCGGCGACGAGGTCGCCGTCACCATCGAAGGCATCGGCACTCTCACCAACAAGGTTGTCAAGCGTGGCTAG
- the gltX gene encoding glutamate--tRNA ligase, giving the protein MASAPVRVRFCPSPTGNPHVGLVRTALFNWAYARHTGGTAVFRIEDTDAARDSEESYQQLLDAMRWLGFDWDEGPETGGPHAPYRQSQRMDLYKEVAAKLLDAGHAYYCYCTASELEERREAARAAGRPSGYDGTCRTVTPEQKERYEAEGREPIVRFRMPDEAITFDDLVRGEITYLPENVPDYGIVRANGAPLYTLVNPVDDAAMEITHVLRGEDLLSSTPRQIALYRALIELGVAKQVPHFGHLPYVMGEGNKKLSKRDPQSSLNLYRERGFLPEGLLNYLSLLGWSLSADRDIFSVAEMVAAFDISDVNPNPARFDLKKAEAINADHIRLLDVKDFTERCAPWLKAPFAPWAPEDFDESKWQAIAPHAQTRLKVLSEITDNVDFLFLAEPVFDEASWTKAMKEGSDALLRTARENLDSADWTSPESLKQAVLTAGETHGLKLGKAQAPVRVAVTGRTVGLPLFESLQVLGRETTLARIDATLERLAA; this is encoded by the coding sequence GTGGCTAGCGCACCTGTACGCGTCCGTTTCTGCCCCTCGCCCACCGGTAACCCTCACGTGGGCCTGGTCCGCACCGCCCTGTTCAACTGGGCGTACGCCCGCCACACCGGCGGCACGGCGGTCTTCCGTATCGAGGACACCGACGCGGCCCGCGACTCCGAGGAGTCCTACCAGCAGCTCCTGGACGCGATGCGCTGGCTCGGCTTCGACTGGGACGAGGGCCCCGAGACGGGCGGCCCGCACGCGCCGTACCGCCAGTCGCAGCGCATGGACCTCTACAAGGAGGTCGCCGCGAAGCTGCTCGACGCCGGCCACGCCTACTACTGCTACTGCACCGCCTCCGAGCTGGAGGAGCGCCGCGAGGCCGCCCGCGCCGCCGGCCGCCCCTCCGGCTACGACGGCACGTGCCGCACGGTCACGCCCGAGCAGAAGGAGCGGTACGAGGCGGAGGGCCGCGAGCCCATCGTCCGCTTCCGCATGCCCGACGAGGCGATCACCTTCGACGACCTGGTCCGCGGCGAGATCACGTACCTCCCGGAGAACGTTCCGGACTACGGCATCGTCCGCGCCAACGGCGCCCCGCTCTACACCCTCGTCAACCCGGTGGACGACGCGGCGATGGAGATCACCCACGTCCTGCGCGGCGAGGACCTGCTCTCCTCCACCCCCCGCCAGATCGCGCTCTACCGGGCGCTGATCGAGCTGGGCGTCGCCAAGCAGGTCCCGCACTTCGGCCATCTGCCGTACGTCATGGGCGAGGGCAACAAGAAGCTCTCCAAGCGCGACCCGCAGTCCTCCCTCAACCTCTACCGGGAGCGCGGCTTCCTCCCCGAGGGCCTGCTCAACTACCTTTCCCTGCTGGGCTGGTCCCTCTCGGCCGACCGGGACATCTTCTCGGTGGCGGAGATGGTCGCCGCGTTCGACATCTCCGACGTCAACCCCAACCCGGCCCGCTTCGACCTGAAGAAGGCCGAGGCGATCAACGCCGACCACATCCGGCTGCTCGACGTGAAGGACTTCACCGAGCGCTGCGCCCCCTGGCTGAAGGCCCCCTTCGCGCCCTGGGCCCCGGAGGACTTCGACGAGTCGAAGTGGCAGGCGATCGCCCCGCACGCCCAGACCCGTCTGAAGGTTCTCTCCGAGATCACCGACAACGTCGACTTCCTGTTCCTCGCCGAGCCGGTCTTCGACGAGGCGTCGTGGACGAAGGCGATGAAGGAGGGCAGCGACGCCCTCCTCCGCACGGCCCGCGAAAACCTGGACTCGGCCGACTGGACGTCCCCGGAGTCGCTCAAGCAGGCCGTCCTGACCGCCGGCGAGACCCACGGCCTCAAACTCGGCAAGGCCCAGGCCCCCGTCCGCGTGGCCGTCACCGGCCGCACGGTAGGCCTCCCCCTCTTCGAGTCCCTCCAGGTCCTGGGCAGGGAGACGAC